The proteins below come from a single Gossypium raimondii isolate GPD5lz chromosome 2, ASM2569854v1, whole genome shotgun sequence genomic window:
- the LOC105787902 gene encoding protein BOLA2 has product MGVTKEQVESSLTSKLKPSHLEVIDTSGGCGASFVIEIVSEQFEGKRLLERHRIVNAALEEEMKQIHALSIKKALTPEQWKQQQEAEKSKPDA; this is encoded by the exons atgGGAGTGACGAAGGAACAAGTTGAGTCTTCATTGACTTCAAAATTGAAGCCTTCTCATCTG GAAGTAATCGATACATCTGGAGG GTGCGGTGCAAGTTTTGTTATTGAGATTGTATCAGAGCAATTTGAAGGGAAGAGGCTCCTGGAAAGGCACCGAATTGTGAATGCTGCTCTCGAGGAGGAGATGAAGCAAATCCATGCCCTGTCCATAAAGAAAGCTCTGACCCCGGAGCAGTGGAAACAACAGCAAGAGGCTGAAAAATCTAAACCAGATGCTTAG